Sequence from the Pectobacterium brasiliense genome:
ATGAATCTTACCGAATTAAAGAATACGCCAGTTTCTGAGTTAATTACTCTTGGCGAAAATATGGGACTGGAAAACCAGGCCCGCATGCGCAAACAGGATATTATCTTCGCTATTCTGAAACAGCATGCCAAAAGCGGCGAGGATATTTTCGGCGATGGTGTGCTGGAGATATTGCAGGATGGCTTCGGCTTTCTCCGCTCCGCAGACAGCTCCTACCTCGCAGGCCCCGATGATATCTACGTTTCTCCCAGCCAAATCCGCCGTTTTAACCTCCGCACTGGTGACACCATTTCTGGCAAGATTCGTCCGCCGAAAGAAGGTGAACGCTACTTTGCGCTGCTGAAAGTTAACGAAGTCAACTACGACAAACCTGAAAACGCCCGCAACAAGATCCTGTTCGAAAACTTAACGCCGCTGCACGCAAACTCTCGTCTGCGTATGGAGCGGGGTAATGGTTCGACAGAAGATCTGACGGCGCGTGTGCTGGATCTGGCTTCACCGATCGGCCGTGGTCAACGTGGTCTGATCGTTGCACCGCCAAAAGCGGGTAAAACCATGCTGCTGCAAAACATCGCACAGAGCATCGCTTACAATCATCCTGACTGTGTGCTGATGGTGTTGCTGATTGACGAACGTCCGGAAGAAGTTACCGAGATGCAGCGTCTGGTGAAAGGTGAAGTGGTGGCGTCAACGTTTGACGAGCCAGCTTCCCGTCACGTTCAGGTTGCCGAAATGGTGATCGAAAAAGCGAAGCGTCTGGTTGAGCATAAGAAAGACGTTATCATCCTACTGGACTCCATTACCCGTCTGGCACGTGCCTACAACACCGTGGTTCCGGCTTCGGGCAAAGTGTTGACTGGTGGTGTGGATGCTAACGCCCTGCATCGTCCGAAGC
This genomic interval carries:
- the rho gene encoding transcription termination factor Rho — translated: MNLTELKNTPVSELITLGENMGLENQARMRKQDIIFAILKQHAKSGEDIFGDGVLEILQDGFGFLRSADSSYLAGPDDIYVSPSQIRRFNLRTGDTISGKIRPPKEGERYFALLKVNEVNYDKPENARNKILFENLTPLHANSRLRMERGNGSTEDLTARVLDLASPIGRGQRGLIVAPPKAGKTMLLQNIAQSIAYNHPDCVLMVLLIDERPEEVTEMQRLVKGEVVASTFDEPASRHVQVAEMVIEKAKRLVEHKKDVIILLDSITRLARAYNTVVPASGKVLTGGVDANALHRPKRFFGAARNVEEGGSLTIIATALVDTGSKMDEVIYEEFKGTGNMELHLARKIAEKRVFPAIDYNRSGTRKEELLTTSEELQKMWILRKIIHPMGEIDAMEFLINKLAMTKTNDEFFDMMKRS